The Osmia lignaria lignaria isolate PbOS001 chromosome 1, iyOsmLign1, whole genome shotgun sequence nucleotide sequence gatatttgtagatttttttttaattcattaaaaatatgtcattaataatgtatacaaagatattttattgtttcatgATAAGTTTCTGTAgctaataattaacatttaatatatacaCACATTGTAACTAACATTTATCAGATTTTGATAATGCTAATACtatgatatattaattaaaataatatgttcttttaagcaaataataattattaatttctattaactcaactattttaaagaaagaattCCCTGTTATGGTGGCTGCTCAATTACTTATTCACTGGaacttatttaatattaaaacaagTGCCTTTTGTTCATGAAAGTATCAATGTTAAGGTACTTATAAGAATACATACTGAAGGATGACAGTAACTTATTTTTATTCTTGTATCCTTATTATTTGATGGATATAGTAATGGTGAGTAGATATATGTGTTTTTAGagttatattttgttaataagaTAATTGTAACAATTGAATCTATTATTAGATTCTTATTAGtttattagaaagaataaaCTTTAATGCTTTTAATTCTTATATTTAGGATCTATCATAATTCATcaggaattaaaataataaaaatacatgttttgaAAGGAAACAAATAGAATAAGAAGATGGATAGCTCAGAGTACGAAACTGTTAGAAACATGacactattatttttttttgaacTTCTTGTGGATAAAGGTGGTCCACGAACATTGCACGATTTAAGCTGCCAATTTGGAGCTAAAGGTTTTACAAAAGAAATGCGCCAAATAGCTGGTGGGTCACAAAGTGGCCTTAAAAAATTTTTAGCCCAATATCCAATGCTTTTCCTGATTAACGGTGATTATGTATCTGTAAACACTTTTCAACaagttgcagaagaagaaaatggaTGTAAATTAAGTGGCAAACGTGATTATGCCAGAGAGGCTGTAGAATACTTTACTAATAAGTTATTGCAATACGGAGTGGGTACAGAGGTTCCAATAAAAAGCCTTCTGGGACATAGATCTCAGGCATCTCCAGAAGTTAGACATATTTCTGGTCAACACTACAAAGAATTCAGagattttcttttgaaatatcCTGATGCTTTTATAGTCACTGAAGACAATGTATTGTTGAAGCAATACGAAGGAATGAAAGCAGAACCTTTTGTAGAATTAGAACCCGATATACCCATAGATCCAGAAATAACTGCAAAATTGTTAGATTTTCTTTGCGAATGTATCGAGCAAAAAGGTCCGATTCTAGTAGATCAAATGTTCAATATAGTTAAtgataaattttcttttgaaaattggACCTCGATATTTAAAACGCCCCAGGATTTGTGTACATTTGTAAAAATGTTTCCGGACGCGTTTCACGTTCAAAGCAATTTAGTAACGTTAATTGGAAGACCAAAATCTTCCGTGATAGAAGGAAAACCAAAAGCAAAACTTACAAATTTCACACGAAATCAAAATAGCACAGGAAATCAAGTAATTCCGAATCAAGTTGCTCAGTCAAATAATACTCAAGCAACTCAGCAATCTAATAATTTAGAATCTACTGACACTAGTGCTACGAATCAgattaattctgtacaaaattcTCATTCTCAATTAATTGAAACTAGTAACAGTTCGCCTCCTATAAGCTTGCAACAACAAACATTGAAACAAAGAATAAATACGCTTGTAATGAAGACTTTGGCAGATAATACGGAAAAAGATCGTACTTTACAGACTGCGCAAATGGGAGACGCATGGAAATTAAAAGTATTACAACAGACGCGAGTAATAGTAAACCCAAGGGAAAGTCTTCAAATTATCGAAGATATAATAAATCCTCGTAAACCACCTGCTGATGGTAAAATTGTTATTGCATTTGATTGCGAAGGTATAAATTTAGGTGTTAAAGGACAATTGACTCTTGTACAAATTGGTATCATGTCAGGACAAGCATATGTGTTTGATTTGTTTACATGTCCTAATCTTGTACAAGCTGGAGGCCTTCAGAAACTATTAGAACATAAAGATGTTATTAAAGTAAGACTAAAGTAGcactaaatatttttaatatttacatatacctacattcgtttatttatattttaagtgTGCATATTGTTTCAGGTGATTCATGATTGTAGAAATGACAGTGTCAATTTGTACAGACAGTtcaaaattatgttaaataatgtTTTTGATACACAGGTATTTCATCTCCAATTGTTATACATATATctttcaaatatattatatagTATAATATGATAAAAATGTATGATGCTTGAAGAACAAATGATGTTTTTGTTGATAGGCAGCTCATGCCGTGCTTCAGTTTCAAGAAACTGGTAAACCTGTATATAAAGTTAAGAATGTTAATTTGAATACGTTATGTGATCATTATGGTGCTCCGTACAATCCATTAAAAgaacaattgaaaaatatttatcgtaATAATCAGAGATACTGGTGTAGACGTCCGCTAACACGGGATATGCTCATTTACGCTAGTAGCGATGTCCTAAGTCTGGTTCCACAAATATATATCTCCATGTCCAAGTAtggtttaatttttattattc carries:
- the egl gene encoding egl_like_exo domain-containing protein: MDSSEYETVRNMTLLFFFELLVDKGGPRTLHDLSCQFGAKGFTKEMRQIAGGSQSGLKKFLAQYPMLFLINGDYVSVNTFQQVAEEENGCKLSGKRDYAREAVEYFTNKLLQYGVGTEVPIKSLLGHRSQASPEVRHISGQHYKEFRDFLLKYPDAFIVTEDNVLLKQYEGMKAEPFVELEPDIPIDPEITAKLLDFLCECIEQKGPILVDQMFNIVNDKFSFENWTSIFKTPQDLCTFVKMFPDAFHVQSNLVTLIGRPKSSVIEGKPKAKLTNFTRNQNSTGNQVIPNQVAQSNNTQATQQSNNLESTDTSATNQINSVQNSHSQLIETSNSSPPISLQQQTLKQRINTLVMKTLADNTEKDRTLQTAQMGDAWKLKVLQQTRVIVNPRESLQIIEDIINPRKPPADGKIVIAFDCEGINLGVKGQLTLVQIGIMSGQAYVFDLFTCPNLVQAGGLQKLLEHKDVIKVIHDCRNDSVNLYRQFKIMLNNVFDTQAAHAVLQFQETGKPVYKVKNVNLNTLCDHYGAPYNPLKEQLKNIYRNNQRYWCRRPLTRDMLIYASSDVLSLVPQIYISMSKLIKPEVQALFNELCEEQIQMHIKPTEVRARKKQRKVETEVADLKKRMEEATTKNIVLSNREIRLLRYLELTEDEKEKLKGSYKVARKLEKLENMGQDKGDSSDDDDEDKVEDSEYHSMESYTSENSHSGGILSPRNSETPSLTESMQMVDEILSDGRMDRFEKIEKLEAILSAVTGSTTDQLSSSSTDASPIKCVCSCQDKSKSPQTNRNSVACQTYSTGDIVITKIFFTEEEKERIDLLNSPKK